Proteins encoded together in one Mauremys reevesii isolate NIE-2019 linkage group 11, ASM1616193v1, whole genome shotgun sequence window:
- the LOC120374243 gene encoding retinol dehydrogenase 7-like, with product MSLQMSPQNALLSNSAQIDILAAILFFIICWLIRDSLNVKDLNGKHVFITGCDSGFGNLLAKQLDQRGFHVIAACLTEKGSRELLACTSLSLKTVILNLTDSSSIDNAVEFVKQETDGEGLFGLVNNAGRATPMAPTDWMQIDDFHTIMDVNLMGLIEITLKLLPLLKKAKGRVVNVASVMGRLAFLGGGYCLSKWGVEAFSDILRRDMQHFGVKVSIIEPGCFKTGVTSSEVIERDLLRLWNQLTPEVRESYGDKYFVEYIRAQRFSMKRLCDSDISKVTKCMEHALIAKYPRTRYGSGWDAKFFWLPLSYAPTLLSDMMLRMLLPTPAASRKSLSRVPLDV from the exons ATGAGCTTGCAGATGTCTCCCCAGAAT GCCTTGCTTTCAAACTCAGCGCAGATAGATATTTTGGCTGCCATACTTTTCTTCATTATTTGCTGGCTCATCCGAGACAGTCTTAACGTGAAAGACCTGAATGGAAAGCACGTCTTCATAACGGGATGTGACAGTGGGTTTGGAAACTTGCTGGCTAAACAGCTTGACCAAAGGGGATTCCATGTCATCGCTGCATGTCTAACAGAAAAGGGAAGCCGAGAACTACTAGCCTGCACGTCCCTCTCACTGAAGACTGTGATCCTGAACTTAACAGACTCCAGCAGCATTGACAACGCAGTGGAGTTTGTGAAACAAGAGACAGATGGGGAGG GCCTCTTTGGCTTGGTAAATAATGCTGGAAGAGCAACGCCGATGGCACCCACCGACTGGATGCAGATAGATGATTTCCACACAATTATGGATGTTAATCTGATGGGGTTGATTGAAATCACCCTGAAGCTTCTCCCGCTTTTGAAAAAGGCTAAAGGAAGAGTAGTCAACGTTGCCAGTGTTATGGGTCGCTTGGCGTTTTTAGGTGGTGGCTACTGTTTGTCAAAGTGGGGCGTGGAAGCTTTCTCAGACATCTTACG GAGAGACATGCAGCATTTTGGAGTGAAGGTGAGCATAATTGAGCCGGGATGCTTTAAGACTGGAGTAACTAGTTCAGAGGTCATTGAGAGAGACCTGCTAAGACTTTGGAACCAACTAACTCCTGAGGTCAGAGAATCCTATGGAGATAAATACTTTGTTGAGT ATATAAGAGCTCAAAGATTTTCAATGAAAAGATTGTGCGACTCTGACATTTCTAAAGTCACAAAATGCATGGAGCATGCCTTGATAGCAAAATACCCCAGGACACGCTATGGATCTGGCTGGGATGCAAAGTTCTTTTGGCTGCCCCTCTCCTATGCACCAACCCTTCTATCTGATATGATGTTGCGTATGCTGCTTCCAACTCCAGCAGCCAGTAGGAAATCACTATCCAGAGTTCCACTTGATGTTTAA